The window GGCGCTGCTGTTGGTCGACGCCGTCACCTCGCTGGGAGGCGTGCCGGTCGAAGTCGACGCCTGGGGAATCGACGCGATCTACTCGGGCTCGCAGAAGTGTCTCAGTTGTCCGCCGGGGCTCGCGCCCGTGTCATTTGGTCCGCGCGCCCAGGAAGTGATCACCACGCGCAAGACCAAGATCGCGAGCTGGTACCTCGACGCCTCGATGCTGGCCAAATACTGGGGCCAGGAGCGCGTCTACCATCACACCGCGCCAATCAACATGACCTACGCGCTGTACGAAGCGCTGCGTGTGGTCCTGGAAGAAGGGTTGCCCAAGTCGTTCGAGCGCCATCAAAGGCACCATCGTGCCTTGAAGGCCGGCCTGACGGCGCTGGGCATTCGCTACACGGCCCAGGAAGGACACCAGTTGCCGCAACTGAACGCGGTGAGCGTGCCCGACGGGGTCGACGACGCCAAGGTCCGCGGCGGACTGCTGGAGCGGTTCGGCATTGAAATCGGCGCCGGTCTGGGCGACTTCAAGGGGAAGGTTTGGCGGATCGGCCTGATGGGCCACACGGCCCGGGCCGAGAACGTGCTGACGTTCCTGGCGGCGCTCGAACAGTTGCTAGCCGAGCAATGCTTCAAGTTCACTGCCGGCGCAAGCATCGCGGCGGCGAACGCGTTTTATTCGCAAGCGAAGTAACGCGTGCTCGCATTCAATTTTTTCACCGCAAAGACGCAAAGGGCGCANNNNNNNNNNNNNNNNNNNNNNNNNNNNNNNNNNNNNNNNNNNNNNTGCGCCCTTTGCGTCTTTGCGGTTAATCCTTTTCTGCTCACTGCCGAAATTCGCGACTACTTTTTGACCAGCGATTCGAGGTAGTCGACGAGCGACGCCAGTTGGCCCACGGTTAGTTCCTTGGCCAGCCCCTCGGGCATCATCGACAGCGGCTGCTTGCCGCGCTCTTCGATCTGAGCCACCGGCAGCTTGGTTTCGTTGGCTTCCAGGTCGCGGATCACCACTTCGGTCGCCCCTTCCGAGGTGACAAAGCCAGTGAATACTCGGCCGTCGTCCATGATGAACTGCTGGGTGGCGAAGCCCTGGGCGATCGACTTGCTGGGGAGCAGTATCGACTCGGTCAGCTCGCGACGCTTGTAGGTCGACGCGATGTGCCCCAGGAACGGCCCGCGGGGAGTTTCGTCCTGCCGCACGGTGTGGCACTTGACGCATTGCAGGCGGTGGAACAGTTGCTCCCCCTCGGCCACATCGCCGCGCTGCTTCAGGACCATCTGCACGGCCGACTCGGGATCCATCGACACGACCAGCGGCCCCTGGGGCGGCTTCTTCTTGTTCGTGTCCAGGCGCAGCTCCTTGGCCGCCCGCTCGGCCGCCGCGGCGACTTGCTTGTCGGGGTCAGCAAGCGACGCCAGAACCTTTTCGCTCCAGGCGCGATTTCCGGCCAGTTGCACCGCGCGGAGCATTTGCGCGCGGCGCGGGGCGTCCCGCCAGCCGGCGTCGAGGGCCAGCTTTGCCGCTTGCCGGGCCTCGGGGGACGCGCGATTGTTGTCGGCCACGATCATTAGCCCGGCGTCGGCCCAGGCGCTTGTATCACCTTGCTGAGCTGCCGCCGTGGCGACCAGCGCTTCGATTTGCTGGTCCAATGTTTTTGAGCTGCTGAAGGCCGAGATAGCTTGCTGGCCGTCACGCTGGCCGCGCAGCGGGCTGTTGCCGATTTTGGCCAGGGCGGCCAGTTGGGCTTTCAGGCCCTCGGCGCTGGCGACCTTGGCCAGGGCGACGACCGCTTGGGCCCGCAGCGACAAGTCGGCTTGCTCATCACTGGCGACTTTGACCAGCAGGGGCACGCCGGCCGGCGGGACTTGCGCTGCCCGGGACAGTTCGCCGACGGCGGTCGGCACGAGCCCAGCGTCTTTCAAGGCCAGCTCAACGACTGACTCGACGCTCCCTTTGACCGGAATCCGGTTGCGATTCACTTCGCGCAGCAGCACCGGCACGTCGCCGGGGCGGTTGTCAGCCAACAGCTTTTCCAGGTACGCGCCGATCTTGTCCGACGCTTCCCACTTCTCCGGCTGAAACAACGGCCCGGTCGTATCAGGCCGCGTGCCCCAGCTATTTCCGGTCCACTTGCCTTCGATGAAGTACAGGCGGCAGAGGGCTGCGATAAGATCGGCACGACGTTCTGGAGCTGACTCTGCATCCAACCGCGTAATCAATTCGCCAGCGCTACCTGGAACGACACAATCAGGGCACATTCGCCAACCATCGACTGAACTGAGGGCTCGCAATGCCGCACGGCGACGTGCATCTGAAGGAGTGGAATTATCAATCGCGTCAAGTGCTCCTCTCCATCGACAGACCTTTTCCGCCGTGTGCGAAACAAGTGGATCTGGATCTCCAAGAAACACGCTGTCGCCAATCCGCATGAAGAGATAATCCGGAAGCTGGGCTGCGCGCAATCGTATCTTAGGTGATTTGGATTGTTTCGCCTCCTCAAACAACGCCCACATCGCGCGGTTTGGTAGTCCTCCTAAAATGTCGGCGAAGACGATTTCGTCGTTTCGAGGACGCTTGTACCTTTGCGTGTCAGAAAGCGCCAGCATCAAGAATTCCATGACTGGGCGATCGTGGTCATCAAAGACCTTTCGTGAGACGTCACCAGATTTTTTATCTTTGCTCAGAACAAGATCAATCAAATACTTTTCCCCATCAGACGGCATGTCGCGATATTTTGAATCGATGCAGCCCGGCTGTGCCAATGTAAAAATCGCCGCCACGCGCACCGGTAGCGACTTCGACTTATCTTCAGCAATCGCATACAGCGCTTTGCCAATCTCCTCAGTATATGGCTTGCGCAGTAGCGCCCTTTGTGCTGCTAACTGCCGTCGATGGCTCGGCGATTGCAATTGCTCGATCAACTGCTTAGCGTCGAGCTTGGCAAAGTCCGGCACCGGCGGGGCTTTGTATCCCTTGGGGGAAACGCGTACGACGTAGCCGACTTCTTCGCCGACGTAGTTGAACGTGGCCCCTTTCCAACTGGCCACGTACAGATGGCTGCTGGCGTCGACGTCGAGATCGGTGACGCGCGGCACGCCGATGAACTCCTCTTGCTGGGCCGTGAACGTCGCCCCCTTGGGCGTCAGCCGCTCGCGATAAACCCATTGCCGCCCCCAGTCACAGGTCAGCAGCGCGTCGCCATAGTCCTTGGGAAAGCCCGGCTCGGCCAGGTAGAGCCCGCCGCAACCCGACCCGCCCCCGTAATCGGCCAGCGGCGCCACACATTCGTCCGGAAAGTTCTTGAACAGGGACGGATAGCCATGATCGTCCAGTCCCGTGAAATGGTGCAGGCGAATGTCCCAGCCGCCGCCGTCGTTGGTGTTGTCGCGGGCAAAGGCGTTGAGCAGCGGATCGACTTCGACTTCCAGGATGTTGCGCGTGCCGCGCGAGAAGAGATGCATGCCAGAGCCGTCGGTACGAACCCGCACCACTCCGCCGCCGCGAAGTTGCAGGTGCGTACCGTCGGCCCCTTCGGCATCCATGAAGCCAAAGTCGCCAATCGCCAGGTACAGCCAGCCATCGATCCCCAAAGTGACGCCGTTGCTGGTGTGGTCGGCCGGGCGATCCTTGAAGCCAAAGGCGATGTTCTTGATCAGAATCTTTTCTTCGTCGGCCCGGCCATCGCCGTCGTGGTCGATATACGCGCTGAGATGCGGCGGATGCATCAGGTACAGCCGATCCTGGTCCCAGACGAGCCCCCGCGGCGAGTCGACGTTCTCGACGAACTTCTTCACTTCGTCGGCGCGGCCGTCGCCGTCGGTGTCGCGCAGCCGATAGACCGAACCCCGGTTCGGCTCGCGACCGAGCGAGCCGTTCTTATCGACCGAGACGTACAAGGTTCCGTCCGGCGCGGCCGCCACCAAGGTCGGATACAAGACCTTCGGCGGAGCGGCGAACAGGGTGACCTCGAAGCCGTCAGGGAACTTCACCTCGTCCAACACGTCGGCCTCCTGCCGACGTGCTTCCGCTTGTTGGTTGACCGGCACCCACTGGTCGCCGAAGATTTTCACCTCGCGAATGCTTCCCCAGCCCCCGGCGCTGC of the Planctomycetota bacterium genome contains:
- a CDS encoding discoidin domain-containing protein, which encodes MHTWVSIWPSGSRAAAAPVWRRAAQAAVAVAVLVSLSAQPASMARAAEPVKPLKALLVLGGCCHDYAVQKDLLAEGIAARAHVEVTIAYSPDKTTKVLNPIYENDDWYVGYDVIIHDECTSDVKDLQVIDRILKPHRNGVPAVLLHCAMHSFRSEGFPNVTPWFEFSGLQSTGHGPQVPINLSFVDRSNPILNGGVDWITGNEELYNNSAGALLDTAKAMVRGTQTYTDKKSGKEVNADCVCVWTNNYRDKAKVFATTLGHNNTTVGDPRYLDMVTRGLLWSCGALNDKYLKPFTPKQTRLNIAPGKKVTASSEESNKNNVAANAVDDNPMTRWCAANSQVNQWIAVDLGKAQEVTGLELLWESQNNAYKYRVEVSSDGNSWTPAIDAASNSQPGLNRHELKDVSGRYVRVTFLGSSAGGWGSIREVKIFGDQWVPVNQQAEARRQEADVLDEVKFPDGFEVTLFAAPPKVLYPTLVAAAPDGTLYVSVDKNGSLGREPNRGSVYRLRDTDGDGRADEVKKFVENVDSPRGLVWDQDRLYLMHPPHLSAYIDHDGDGRADEEKILIKNIAFGFKDRPADHTSNGVTLGIDGWLYLAIGDFGFMDAEGADGTHLQLRGGGVVRVRTDGSGMHLFSRGTRNILEVEVDPLLNAFARDNTNDGGGWDIRLHHFTGLDDHGYPSLFKNFPDECVAPLADYGGGSGCGGLYLAEPGFPKDYGDALLTCDWGRQWVYRERLTPKGATFTAQQEEFIGVPRVTDLDVDASSHLYVASWKGATFNYVGEEVGYVVRVSPKGYKAPPVPDFAKLDAKQLIEQLQSPSHRRQLAAQRALLRKPYTEEIGKALYAIAEDKSKSLPVRVAAIFTLAQPGCIDSKYRDMPSDGEKYLIDLVLSKDKKSGDVSRKVFDDHDRPVMEFLMLALSDTQRYKRPRNDEIVFADILGGLPNRAMWALFEEAKQSKSPKIRLRAAQLPDYLFMRIGDSVFLGDPDPLVSHTAEKVCRWRGALDAIDNSTPSDARRRAALRALSSVDGWRMCPDCVVPGSAGELITRLDAESAPERRADLIAALCRLYFIEGKWTGNSWGTRPDTTGPLFQPEKWEASDKIGAYLEKLLADNRPGDVPVLLREVNRNRIPVKGSVESVVELALKDAGLVPTAVGELSRAAQVPPAGVPLLVKVASDEQADLSLRAQAVVALAKVASAEGLKAQLAALAKIGNSPLRGQRDGQQAISAFSSSKTLDQQIEALVATAAAQQGDTSAWADAGLMIVADNNRASPEARQAAKLALDAGWRDAPRRAQMLRAVQLAGNRAWSEKVLASLADPDKQVAAAAERAAKELRLDTNKKKPPQGPLVVSMDPESAVQMVLKQRGDVAEGEQLFHRLQCVKCHTVRQDETPRGPFLGHIASTYKRRELTESILLPSKSIAQGFATQQFIMDDGRVFTGFVTSEGATEVVIRDLEANETKLPVAQIEERGKQPLSMMPEGLAKELTVGQLASLVDYLESLVKK
- a CDS encoding alanine--glyoxylate aminotransferase family protein, giving the protein ALLLVDAVTSLGGVPVEVDAWGIDAIYSGSQKCLSCPPGLAPVSFGPRAQEVITTRKTKIASWYLDASMLAKYWGQERVYHHTAPINMTYALYEALRVVLEEGLPKSFERHQRHHRALKAGLTALGIRYTAQEGHQLPQLNAVSVPDGVDDAKVRGGLLERFGIEIGAGLGDFKGKVWRIGLMGHTARAENVLTFLAALEQLLAEQCFKFTAGASIAAANAFYSQAK